A stretch of Desulfurivibrio alkaliphilus AHT 2 DNA encodes these proteins:
- a CDS encoding LysM peptidoglycan-binding domain-containing protein: MQSPPRNWAVAATATTGFSTRRPARPHPGGLILLATLLGLIAGLAGCTTGKVAPTAQEHHQPPVVAFQYTIPAPPPDPSLHDEAGELTPAEPDQFLEEELARFEALGDWDPAADSEEEINDTVYDFPVVMNKHVEFYLDYFQNDLRITFERWLARSGRYVPMIREKLREAGLPEDLAYLPMIESGYSLTAYSRARAVGPWQFMAPTARQYGLAINDYLDERRDPIRSTQAAINFLGDLYEEFGCWHLATAAYNAGGGRIRGAMRRFNSDDFWEISRNNHLALETRHYVPKLIAAIIIAKNPEEYGFDNIAYDEPLRYETLQVPRWTALEAVALAGDFELDELHDLNRQLRRLVTPPEQANYTLRLPQGSKQQVAAKLPRVRAVAEVEYRTHVVRRGDTLTGICNRYNINKTTLLKANSLRSEQLIIGQRLRIPTQKTAYVLLPEGADPQQAGLTGAGPDGLVLHKIKPGESMWVIARRYGVSIDTLAAWNDISDPRRIRAGQQLALYLKPAPGEKPVLAASGSKQPAGEQSQPEVTYYQVQGGDTLWSIARKFQTTAEMIRQWNQLNGDLIHPGKKLLIRLAELR, from the coding sequence ATGCAGTCACCTCCACGCAACTGGGCGGTAGCGGCCACCGCCACGACCGGTTTTTCCACCAGGCGGCCGGCTCGACCACACCCCGGTGGCCTGATCCTGCTCGCCACCCTGCTCGGCCTGATAGCCGGACTGGCCGGCTGCACCACCGGCAAAGTAGCCCCCACCGCCCAGGAGCACCACCAGCCCCCTGTCGTTGCTTTCCAATACACCATCCCGGCGCCGCCGCCAGACCCGTCGCTCCATGATGAGGCCGGCGAACTGACCCCGGCCGAGCCGGACCAGTTTCTGGAGGAAGAGCTGGCCCGGTTTGAAGCGCTGGGCGACTGGGACCCCGCCGCAGACTCCGAGGAAGAAATCAACGACACCGTTTATGACTTCCCGGTGGTGATGAACAAGCATGTCGAATTTTACCTGGACTACTTCCAGAACGACCTGCGGATCACCTTTGAGCGCTGGCTGGCCCGCTCCGGCCGTTACGTGCCGATGATCCGGGAAAAGCTCCGGGAAGCCGGGCTGCCAGAGGATCTGGCCTATCTGCCGATGATCGAAAGCGGCTACAGCCTCACCGCCTATTCCCGGGCTCGGGCAGTGGGCCCCTGGCAGTTCATGGCACCCACCGCCCGCCAGTACGGCCTGGCCATTAACGACTACCTCGACGAGCGCCGTGACCCCATCCGCTCCACCCAGGCCGCCATCAACTTTTTAGGTGACCTTTACGAAGAGTTCGGCTGCTGGCACCTGGCAACAGCCGCCTACAACGCCGGCGGCGGCCGCATTCGCGGAGCCATGCGCCGTTTCAACAGCGACGATTTCTGGGAGATCTCGCGGAACAATCATCTGGCCCTGGAAACCCGGCATTATGTGCCCAAATTGATCGCCGCCATTATTATCGCCAAAAACCCGGAAGAGTATGGTTTCGACAATATAGCATACGACGAACCTCTGCGCTACGAAACCCTGCAGGTTCCCCGCTGGACGGCCCTGGAGGCGGTGGCCCTGGCCGGCGACTTTGAACTGGATGAATTGCACGACCTTAACCGCCAGTTGCGGCGCCTGGTCACCCCGCCGGAGCAGGCCAATTACACCCTGCGCCTGCCGCAGGGCAGCAAGCAGCAGGTGGCAGCCAAACTGCCCCGGGTTCGGGCGGTGGCTGAAGTCGAGTACCGGACCCACGTGGTCCGTCGCGGCGACACCCTCACCGGTATCTGCAACCGCTACAACATCAACAAAACCACCTTGCTGAAGGCCAACAGCCTGCGCTCGGAACAACTGATTATCGGCCAGCGCCTGCGGATACCGACTCAGAAAACCGCCTACGTCCTGCTGCCTGAAGGGGCCGACCCCCAACAGGCCGGACTCACCGGGGCCGGCCCCGACGGACTGGTACTGCACAAAATCAAGCCCGGGGAATCGATGTGGGTTATCGCCCGGCGCTACGGGGTCAGCATCGACACCCTGGCGGCCTGGAACGACATCAGTGATCCCCGCCGGATCAGAGCCGGCCAGCAGCTGGCCCTCTACCTGAAGCCGGCCCCGGGAGAAAAGCCGGTCCTGGCGGCCAGCGGGAGCAAGCAGCCCGCCGGCGAGCAGTCACAGCCCGAGGTTACCTACTACCAGGTCCAGGGCGGCGACACGCTCTGGTCCATCGCCCGCAAGTTCCAGACCACCGCCGAGATGATCCGCCAGTGGAACCAGCTCAACGGCGACTTGATCCATCCCGGCAAAAAGCTGCTCATTCGGCTCGCCGAGTTGCGCTAA
- a CDS encoding SDR family NAD(P)-dependent oxidoreductase: protein MPTKPSLTGKTALVLGANRGIGRCLALELARRGATVMAGTYDWPADTASLTRQLQELGSQHRVLTADLQTATAVEEFFTTLRQHCSTLDFLINNLERGGMPVVHGPYTEQQWDLEINTTLKAKWWVMRQALPLLQKTARHRDPAAVVVISSIAGQVGRSGPAGLIFNDAYAAANRALASFTATWAREGAPTVRVNELMLGLIKTRHAEETRGWGLLSEEQRRTLHDHTLLGRSGDPEEVVKAALFLLTEATYMTGSTLRLDGGYLLGGERVPPMPPGIL, encoded by the coding sequence GTGCCCACGAAGCCCTCTTTAACCGGCAAAACCGCCCTGGTGCTGGGGGCCAACCGGGGCATCGGGCGCTGCCTGGCCCTGGAACTGGCCCGGCGGGGGGCTACGGTGATGGCTGGAACTTACGACTGGCCGGCCGACACCGCCTCATTAACCCGGCAACTGCAAGAGTTGGGCTCCCAACACCGGGTGCTCACCGCCGACCTGCAAACAGCGACGGCGGTGGAGGAGTTTTTCACCACCCTCCGGCAGCACTGTTCCACCCTTGATTTCCTGATCAACAATCTGGAACGCGGCGGCATGCCGGTGGTGCACGGACCCTATACCGAACAGCAGTGGGACCTGGAGATCAACACCACCCTTAAGGCCAAGTGGTGGGTGATGCGCCAGGCCCTGCCGCTGCTGCAAAAAACGGCCCGCCACCGGGACCCGGCGGCGGTGGTGGTAATCTCCTCCATCGCCGGGCAGGTAGGCCGCAGCGGCCCCGCCGGGTTGATCTTCAACGACGCTTATGCCGCCGCCAACCGGGCCCTGGCCTCCTTCACCGCTACCTGGGCCCGGGAAGGGGCCCCCACGGTGCGGGTCAACGAACTGATGCTGGGCCTGATCAAAACCCGCCACGCCGAAGAAACCCGGGGCTGGGGCTTGCTGTCGGAAGAACAGCGCCGGACCCTGCACGACCACACCCTGCTGGGCCGCAGCGGCGATCCGGAGGAAGTGGTTAAAGCAGCCCTTTTCCTGCTGACTGAAGCCACCTACATGACCGGCTCCACCCTGCGCCTGGACGGCGGCTACCTGCTGGGCGGAGAGAGGGTGCCCCCCATGCCTCCGGGCATCCTGTAA
- a CDS encoding radical SAM protein, translated as MTAHTSNHRARTLFFQPGERNIFFHLLTGCNLSCRHCYINPDQHGRGPVSRHELMQWLELFATPNQESNLIFLGGEPTLHPDLVSGVRRARELGYRGITIDTNGYLHHNLLARLAPDEAVLSFSLDGPTPEINDPIRGAGVFATCTANLQQAVAAGFDVSLIFTASRMNIDHLAQMPALLEKLGCRRFFIQVIGIRGKSARPTDSPTRPQTEPVLQLSPEQWREIVPQVAADAAARGIRVIYPKVYLEAGEPFQCAGLQQQSYFIFPNGRVYLCPLCEDFPLHAWQIENGRLVPNPGLTERQLFTLEIAEGCVMNKLLQPGNIDYDPQGRPRHRISCCLLKQEVQP; from the coding sequence ATGACAGCACATACCTCCAATCACCGGGCCCGAACCCTGTTTTTTCAACCCGGCGAACGCAATATCTTTTTTCACCTGCTCACCGGTTGCAACCTCAGTTGCCGGCACTGCTACATCAACCCCGACCAGCACGGCCGCGGCCCGGTCTCGCGCCATGAACTGATGCAATGGCTGGAGTTGTTCGCCACCCCAAATCAGGAAAGCAACCTTATCTTTCTGGGCGGCGAACCCACCCTCCATCCCGATCTGGTCAGCGGCGTACGCCGTGCCCGGGAGCTGGGCTACCGGGGGATCACCATCGACACCAACGGCTACCTGCACCACAACCTGCTGGCCCGACTGGCGCCCGACGAAGCGGTGCTGAGCTTCAGTCTGGACGGCCCCACACCGGAGATCAACGACCCCATCCGGGGGGCGGGGGTTTTTGCCACCTGTACCGCCAACCTGCAGCAGGCGGTTGCAGCGGGCTTTGATGTCAGTCTGATCTTCACCGCCAGCCGGATGAACATCGACCACCTGGCGCAAATGCCGGCCCTGCTTGAAAAACTGGGGTGCCGCCGTTTTTTTATCCAGGTCATCGGCATCCGGGGCAAATCGGCCCGGCCGACCGACTCCCCAACCAGGCCGCAAACGGAGCCGGTTCTACAACTCAGCCCCGAGCAGTGGCGGGAAATCGTGCCACAGGTGGCGGCAGACGCCGCCGCCCGGGGGATCAGGGTTATCTACCCCAAGGTTTACCTGGAGGCCGGCGAGCCCTTCCAGTGCGCCGGCTTACAGCAACAGAGCTACTTTATCTTTCCCAACGGCCGGGTTTACCTCTGCCCGCTGTGCGAAGATTTCCCCCTGCATGCCTGGCAGATTGAAAACGGTCGCCTGGTCCCCAACCCCGGCCTCACCGAGAGGCAGCTTTTCACCCTGGAGATCGCCGAAGGCTGCGTGATGAACAAGCTGCTCCAGCCCGGCAACATCGACTATGACCCCCAGGGCCGCCCCCGCCACCGCATCTCCTGCTGCCTGCTCAAACAAGAAGTACAGCCGTAA
- the tatC gene encoding twin-arginine translocase subunit TatC → MSALASHFTPHLRELRRRLLTVIGAIVLASAVVYWFVEDLVRHLSGPLVRIDPELSRLVYTALPEALLSYLKLSLLLGVILALPVAVYQVWMFVAPGLHRREKVVAIKVALWGFLLFAGGALFAYFVVLPQLLVFLLWFATEQIHPHLKLAPYLNFVVRSSLAFGLAFELPFLMVMATRLELVSADYFVRYRTWSYIGMIIISLLLVAGDPVAAFMLAVPLCLLYEAGILIGKIFAPPGGAR, encoded by the coding sequence ATGAGCGCCCTGGCCTCTCACTTTACTCCCCACCTGCGGGAGTTGCGGCGGCGTCTGCTCACCGTTATCGGGGCGATCGTGCTGGCCAGTGCCGTGGTTTACTGGTTTGTCGAAGATCTGGTTCGCCATCTTTCCGGCCCTTTGGTGCGGATCGACCCCGAACTCAGCCGGCTGGTCTACACCGCTCTTCCCGAGGCCCTGCTCAGTTACCTGAAGTTGTCCCTGTTGCTGGGGGTGATTCTGGCTCTGCCGGTGGCGGTTTATCAGGTGTGGATGTTTGTCGCCCCGGGGTTGCACCGCCGGGAAAAGGTGGTGGCGATCAAGGTGGCGTTGTGGGGTTTTCTGCTCTTTGCCGGCGGGGCACTCTTTGCCTACTTTGTGGTGTTGCCGCAGTTGCTGGTTTTTCTGCTCTGGTTTGCCACCGAGCAAATTCATCCCCACCTCAAGTTGGCGCCCTATCTTAATTTTGTGGTGCGCAGTTCCCTGGCCTTCGGCCTGGCTTTTGAGCTGCCCTTCCTGATGGTCATGGCCACCCGGCTGGAATTGGTGTCCGCTGATTATTTCGTGCGCTACCGGACCTGGTCCTATATCGGGATGATCATTATCTCCCTGCTGCTGGTGGCCGGCGACCCGGTGGCCGCCTTCATGCTGGCCGTGCCGCTTTGCCTGCTGTATGAAGCGGGGATTTTAATCGGCAAAATCTTTGCCCCCCCCGGCGGAGCCCGTTAA
- a CDS encoding twin-arginine translocase TatA/TatE family subunit: MFGIGLPELLIILAVALIVVGPDKLPEMAKSIARGVLELKKAVQELQENVEQEVGDVDSWSRDLEKPLPRLTTDEQQQAEKAYTGWEAGVEQGEAADAESGAAADDESVAGDEGDPPPKASAGS; the protein is encoded by the coding sequence ATGTTTGGCATTGGTTTGCCTGAACTGCTGATAATTTTGGCCGTGGCCCTGATTGTGGTGGGCCCCGACAAATTGCCTGAAATGGCCAAATCCATCGCCCGCGGCGTGCTGGAGTTGAAAAAGGCCGTCCAGGAATTGCAGGAGAACGTGGAACAGGAGGTCGGCGACGTCGACAGCTGGAGCCGGGATCTGGAAAAGCCCTTGCCCCGCTTGACCACCGATGAACAGCAACAGGCGGAAAAGGCCTATACCGGGTGGGAAGCGGGGGTGGAGCAGGGCGAGGCCGCCGATGCCGAGTCCGGCGCTGCTGCCGATGATGAGTCGGTGGCCGGCGACGAAGGTGACCCGCCGCCGAAAGCCTCTGCGGGTTCATGA
- a CDS encoding adenylosuccinate synthase: MANVIIVGTQWGDEGKGKIVDLLTGYADSVVRFQGGNNAGHTLVVEGKQYIFHLIPSGILYEDKQCFIGNGVVVDPAVLLQEMKKLADQGLPVNPRRLMLSSRAHMIMPYHKLLDAGSEAQLATGRKIGTTGRGIGPCYGDKILRRGIRLGDLLDRETFRERLQENLEAKNFLLTRQYGMDPLQLDPVYDEFMQHAEQLAPFIGNVALALDRQRREGKHILFEGAQGTQLDIDHGTYPFVTSSNTIAGNACTGSGFGPAHIDAVIGILKAYTTRVGEGPFPTELFDPTGEALQQKGGEFGATTGRKRRCGWLDGVIAKEAIRLNGITDLAITKLDVLSGQPELQLATDYQVGDSTLETMPENLKDYQQLQPVYEKLAGWSEEIRHARHPDDLPAKARAYIKRIEEFTETPATILSVGPGREETMLLRNPFTG, translated from the coding sequence ATGGCCAATGTGATAATTGTGGGCACCCAGTGGGGTGATGAGGGCAAGGGGAAAATCGTCGATCTGCTCACCGGGTATGCCGACAGCGTGGTCCGCTTCCAGGGCGGCAACAACGCCGGCCACACCCTGGTGGTGGAGGGCAAGCAGTACATCTTTCACCTGATTCCCTCGGGCATCCTGTATGAGGACAAGCAGTGCTTCATCGGCAACGGGGTGGTGGTGGACCCCGCGGTTTTACTGCAGGAGATGAAAAAGCTGGCCGACCAGGGGCTTCCGGTCAACCCCCGGCGGTTGATGCTCAGCTCCCGGGCCCACATGATCATGCCTTACCACAAACTGCTGGATGCCGGCAGCGAGGCCCAGTTGGCCACCGGCCGCAAGATCGGCACCACCGGGCGCGGCATCGGCCCCTGCTACGGCGACAAGATCCTGCGCCGAGGCATCAGGCTGGGCGACCTGCTGGACCGGGAGACTTTCCGGGAGCGCCTGCAGGAGAACCTCGAAGCCAAAAACTTCCTGCTGACCCGGCAGTACGGCATGGACCCACTGCAGTTGGACCCGGTCTACGACGAGTTCATGCAACATGCCGAGCAACTGGCGCCCTTCATCGGCAATGTCGCCCTGGCCCTGGACCGGCAACGGCGGGAAGGCAAACACATTCTCTTTGAAGGTGCCCAGGGCACCCAGTTGGATATCGATCATGGCACCTATCCCTTTGTCACCTCTTCCAACACCATCGCCGGCAACGCCTGCACCGGCAGCGGTTTTGGGCCGGCCCACATCGATGCGGTAATCGGGATCCTCAAGGCTTACACCACCAGGGTAGGTGAAGGCCCCTTCCCCACCGAGCTTTTTGACCCCACCGGCGAGGCGCTCCAGCAAAAAGGCGGCGAGTTCGGGGCCACCACCGGCCGCAAACGCCGCTGCGGCTGGCTGGACGGGGTGATCGCCAAAGAGGCGATACGCCTCAACGGCATCACCGACCTGGCCATCACCAAGCTCGATGTGCTAAGCGGCCAGCCGGAGCTGCAACTGGCCACTGACTACCAGGTCGGCGACAGCACCCTGGAAACCATGCCCGAGAACCTCAAGGATTACCAGCAACTGCAACCGGTCTACGAGAAGCTGGCCGGCTGGAGCGAAGAGATCCGCCACGCCCGGCACCCCGACGACCTGCCGGCCAAGGCCCGGGCCTACATCAAAAGAATCGAAGAGTTCACCGAAACCCCGGCCACCATCCTCTCCGTGGGCCCGGGTCGCGAAGAGACCATGCTGCTACGCAACCCCTTCACTGGGTAA
- a CDS encoding FlgO family outer membrane protein, protein MHTGATISVISPDFFGISEDLAGQLVGNYRRGGQPGGTRLILTSLVDLDNLDNSSRFGRTLSESLATQLFRRGFAVEEVRKAEALIFRDPGGELVLSRDVSRLARAHEAHAVVAGTYSLTRQTVIVNLRLVDAASRTVLSVAGMEIQRSPAIDHLLQEGTTMGRHRVEGLQDVGLSGYER, encoded by the coding sequence GTGCACACCGGGGCCACCATTTCAGTGATCAGCCCGGATTTTTTCGGGATCAGTGAAGATCTGGCCGGGCAACTGGTGGGCAATTACCGCCGGGGCGGGCAACCCGGCGGCACCCGGTTGATCCTGACCTCCCTGGTGGACCTCGATAACCTGGACAACTCCAGCCGCTTCGGGCGGACCCTGAGCGAGTCGTTGGCCACCCAGCTCTTCCGACGCGGTTTCGCGGTGGAGGAGGTGCGCAAGGCGGAGGCCTTGATCTTCCGCGACCCCGGCGGTGAACTGGTGCTTTCCCGCGACGTTTCACGGCTGGCCCGGGCCCATGAGGCCCATGCGGTGGTGGCGGGCACCTATTCGTTAACCCGGCAGACGGTGATCGTTAACCTGCGCTTGGTGGACGCCGCCTCCCGGACAGTGCTGTCGGTGGCCGGGATGGAAATCCAGCGTTCACCGGCCATTGATCATCTGTTGCAAGAGGGCACGACCATGGGCCGGCACCGGGTAGAGGGACTGCAGGATGTCGGGCTTTCGGGGTACGAGCGATGA
- a CDS encoding FlgO family outer membrane protein translates to MMTLQKKGLGLLAAGLLLGGYAGSAVGDHTAAGSAAAVEVPHNYYHYNYPHEIPADYVYRTGRVFSPEELARQAARQDEVEPAEGVVGLPPEWGLTDRVLRAMVADLLASGREELREGYTLAVSTPVNLRDLYATSSFGRLLGERLLGELQQAGLAVVDVRKTPAMLIKDRHGEYGLSRDMDELSFVQEAQAVLVGTYTVTGKRLLVDLRVLRNRDNRVLASARRDFDMSRELSTLLADEESPRRPVAQVPVRDFYEQN, encoded by the coding sequence ATGATGACACTGCAGAAAAAAGGTTTGGGCCTGCTGGCCGCCGGCCTGCTCCTCGGCGGTTATGCCGGCTCGGCGGTGGGCGACCATACCGCGGCGGGCTCCGCCGCCGCCGTGGAGGTGCCCCACAATTACTACCACTATAATTATCCCCATGAAATTCCCGCCGACTATGTCTATCGCACCGGCCGGGTTTTTTCGCCCGAGGAGCTGGCCCGCCAGGCTGCCCGGCAGGATGAGGTTGAGCCCGCTGAGGGAGTGGTCGGGTTGCCACCGGAGTGGGGGTTGACGGACCGGGTCTTGCGCGCCATGGTGGCCGATCTGCTGGCCTCCGGCCGGGAGGAGTTGCGTGAGGGCTATACCCTGGCGGTCAGCACCCCGGTGAACCTGCGGGATCTTTACGCCACTTCCTCTTTCGGGCGGCTGCTGGGGGAGCGGCTGCTGGGCGAGTTGCAGCAGGCCGGCCTGGCGGTGGTGGATGTGCGCAAAACCCCGGCCATGCTGATAAAAGATCGGCACGGCGAGTACGGCTTATCCCGTGATATGGACGAACTTTCTTTCGTCCAGGAGGCCCAGGCGGTTCTGGTGGGCACATATACCGTGACCGGGAAGCGGCTGCTGGTGGATCTGCGGGTGTTGCGCAACCGTGACAACCGGGTGCTGGCTTCGGCCCGTCGGGATTTTGACATGAGTCGGGAACTCAGTACCCTGCTGGCCGATGAAGAAAGCCCGCGGCGGCCGGTGGCGCAGGTACCGGTGCGGGATTTTTATGAGCAAAATTAG
- the rpoZ gene encoding DNA-directed RNA polymerase subunit omega, translated as MARITVEDCLQQIGNENRFALIHLAVERVKQHRQGAPFPERCKNKEIVCTLREIANGMVNFDNVRGLKKQLQEQAAVTVDQEADTPPAAPAAEA; from the coding sequence ATGGCGAGGATCACCGTGGAAGATTGCCTGCAGCAGATCGGCAATGAAAATCGTTTTGCCCTGATTCACCTGGCGGTGGAGCGGGTCAAACAGCATCGCCAGGGAGCACCCTTTCCCGAACGCTGCAAGAACAAGGAAATTGTTTGCACTTTGCGGGAAATCGCCAACGGCATGGTTAACTTCGACAATGTTCGGGGCTTGAAAAAACAACTGCAGGAACAAGCCGCGGTCACCGTCGACCAGGAAGCCGACACGCCCCCCGCGGCACCAGCCGCCGAAGCATAA
- the dnaJ gene encoding molecular chaperone DnaJ, with translation MDIDYYQTLGVSSNASREEIKKAYRKLALKYHPDRNPDDKEAEDKFKIATEAYEVLGDLEKRKIYDRYGVAGLRDSGYNGPGGFDDIFSGFSDIFGDLFGFGGRRGPRNHRGPIPGHDLRYDLNISFMEAIFGAEKEVEIRKQDTCWTCEGSGLRPGYQPETCTTCKGMGQVLQAQGPFRIQTACPHCRGQGAVITEPCQDCQGQGLVERPRKVTLKIPAGVDSGARMRLRGEGEGGRRGGPAGDLYVILHVEPHKFFQREGDHIFATIPVSFSQAALGCTLEVPTVHGPEKLKIPAGTQPGKHLTLSGRGVPRLRGSGNGDMICEIKLVVPDRLSRRQKELLREFAEIEEKSDEQKKKGAGFLKKFFHL, from the coding sequence ATGGACATTGATTACTACCAGACCCTGGGGGTTTCTTCCAATGCCTCCCGGGAGGAAATCAAAAAGGCCTACCGCAAGCTGGCCCTGAAGTATCATCCCGACCGCAACCCCGACGACAAAGAGGCGGAAGATAAATTCAAAATCGCCACCGAAGCTTACGAAGTCCTGGGCGACCTGGAAAAACGCAAGATTTACGACCGCTACGGGGTGGCCGGGTTGCGGGATAGCGGCTACAACGGCCCTGGCGGGTTCGACGATATCTTCAGCGGCTTCAGCGATATCTTTGGTGACCTTTTCGGTTTCGGCGGCCGCCGCGGCCCGCGCAACCACCGGGGGCCGATCCCCGGCCACGATCTGCGCTACGACCTGAACATCAGTTTTATGGAGGCGATATTCGGCGCCGAGAAGGAGGTCGAAATTCGCAAGCAAGACACCTGCTGGACCTGCGAAGGCTCCGGCCTGCGCCCCGGCTACCAGCCGGAAACCTGCACCACCTGTAAGGGGATGGGGCAGGTGCTGCAGGCCCAGGGTCCCTTTCGCATCCAGACCGCCTGTCCCCACTGCCGCGGCCAGGGCGCCGTAATCACCGAGCCCTGCCAGGACTGCCAGGGCCAGGGACTGGTTGAACGCCCCCGCAAGGTCACCCTGAAAATCCCCGCCGGGGTGGACAGCGGCGCCAGAATGCGGCTGCGGGGAGAAGGCGAAGGCGGCCGCCGGGGCGGGCCGGCGGGAGACCTCTACGTGATCCTCCACGTCGAGCCCCACAAATTTTTTCAGCGGGAAGGAGACCATATTTTCGCCACCATCCCGGTTTCCTTTTCCCAGGCGGCCTTGGGCTGCACCCTGGAGGTCCCCACGGTCCACGGGCCGGAAAAACTAAAAATTCCCGCCGGCACCCAGCCGGGCAAGCACCTGACCCTCTCCGGCAGGGGCGTGCCACGGCTGCGCGGGAGCGGCAACGGCGACATGATCTGCGAAATCAAGCTGGTGGTACCAGATCGGCTCAGCCGGCGCCAGAAAGAACTGCTGCGGGAATTTGCGGAAATTGAAGAAAAAAGCGACGAACAGAAAAAGAAGGGCGCCGGTTTTCTGAAAAAGTTCTTTCATTTATAG
- the moaC gene encoding cyclic pyranopterin monophosphate synthase MoaC — MKQQEDKRPPGGFTHFDQAGRAWMVDVGNKQDTARQATAAGRITMSGEAYQLLKSGRAGKGDVLGIARIAGIMAAKKTGELIPLCHPLNLNQVTVDFQLDDQANAVAIEATASLVGKTGVEMEALTAVSVAALTIYDMCKAVDKSMTIDNIRLLAKSGGKSGTYQAR; from the coding sequence GTGAAGCAACAGGAAGACAAGCGGCCGCCAGGCGGCTTCACCCATTTCGACCAGGCGGGACGGGCCTGGATGGTGGATGTCGGCAACAAGCAGGACACCGCCCGGCAGGCCACCGCCGCCGGCCGGATAACCATGTCCGGCGAGGCCTACCAGTTGCTGAAAAGCGGTCGGGCCGGCAAGGGTGATGTGCTGGGCATCGCCCGGATCGCCGGGATCATGGCCGCCAAAAAGACAGGTGAGCTGATCCCCCTTTGTCATCCCCTGAACCTGAACCAGGTGACGGTGGATTTCCAGCTTGACGACCAGGCCAACGCCGTGGCGATTGAAGCCACCGCCAGCCTGGTCGGCAAAACCGGGGTTGAGATGGAGGCCCTCACGGCGGTATCTGTGGCGGCCCTGACCATTTATGATATGTGCAAGGCGGTGGACAAATCCATGACCATCGACAACATCCGCCTGCTTGCCAAGAGCGGCGGCAAAAGCGGGACCTACCAGGCCCGATAA
- the dksA gene encoding RNA polymerase-binding protein DksA, translating into MEQKDRDYFRNKLEEMRQQLLSEAEKTIHEMTDHSDSYPDPTDRATAESDRSFELRIRDRERKLLAKIKEAIARIDDDTYGICEACGDDISLKRLEARPVTTQCIDCKTRQENQEKAQQGR; encoded by the coding sequence ATGGAGCAAAAAGATCGAGATTATTTTCGCAACAAGCTGGAAGAAATGCGCCAACAACTGCTCAGCGAGGCGGAGAAAACCATCCATGAGATGACCGACCACAGCGACAGCTACCCCGACCCCACCGATCGGGCCACCGCTGAAAGCGACCGCAGCTTCGAGTTGCGCATCCGGGATCGGGAACGCAAGCTGCTGGCCAAAATCAAAGAGGCCATCGCCCGGATCGATGACGACACCTACGGTATCTGCGAGGCCTGCGGCGACGATATTTCCCTCAAACGCCTGGAGGCCCGCCCGGTAACCACCCAGTGCATCGACTGCAAGACCAGGCAGGAAAACCAGGAAAAGGCCCAACAAGGAAGATAA